The genome window TTGCACCGAGGAGATATTCTCTTCTTTCAAAGCGGGATTTCGCCAAATAAAACTGGGAATCATCATAGCGCTCGCTTCCGGGGAACTGCAGCATGATGGCTTCAAACTCATTGATCGCCAGATCGTAGCTTTCATCATTAAAGTATTCCATAGCTACCTCAAACCGCTCTTCGGCGGTCATATTGGCGGTTTCCTTCAGACCGGAACATCCGGTAAGGAAAAGCAGCGCAAGGGGGAGTAAAACAATTGCTCTCTTAAACATTCACTATCCTGAAAATCGAAAAATACAGCCCGGATTTACCTGCCCGGGGTTACCGGGGCAATTCGGGGATTACTTTTATTATAATCACGAAATTTACGGAAAAGAGACTAAAGTAGTTAGGGAATTATGAGGGACGAATTATGAGGTATGAAATATGAATTGTGAATTATGAATTATGAAGTATGAAAGCGGGGGTCGAGGAGGAAGGGTTCTATCAAACCGGTTTTAATTTCAGCAAATAAGGGATGGCGGGTGTTAATCACAAAATTATGCTCCCGCCTGATCAGAACCGAGGGGACTTTCAGGATGCAGCTGCGGGCGGAGGTGTACCAATGGTGTCCAAATTCACCAGTTTTCAGCAAAGACTCATGGGTATTAAAGATCGCATTCGCAAGGGGTACCGGCAGTACTTCAACTGAAACCTCATCAGGAATCAGGATTTCAGTAATAAAAAACTCCCCTGCAAAAGCATTTCCGCTCCGGTGAATCAGGTTTTCCAGACAGGCAAGGGAGCGGTGTTCTGAGGCATAAAGGACATAATCCCCTGCGTGATTCCACCTTGCTGCATATCCTGACGGACTGAGCCTGCCAGCCCATTGAGCAGTTGTAATTCTGTACACTACCATTTTTAATAAAAATCAGGCAAGATCGCCGGCTTCAAGGCGGCCGAGTTCTTCAGAGATCAGGTCTATGCCTGAGGCAGTGGTGAGCAGAGTTACCGGGACCAGCCCCTGAAGACCAAAAGCAGGTTTTGACATCCACTCTCTGAAATTTTCAAGTGAGCCGAAGAGTGAAGCACCCCGTGTATAGAGAGTGACCGTTTTAATAAGGAGCTCACTTGATGAAGGAGTAAGGGTAACCGGTGAGGCCAGATAACGGTCAAGGGTTTTAACTGAAATACTAAGAATGGCGGCAACAATTTCTTTACGAAGGCCGGTTATTTTAAGGAGTTTTGGGATCAGGGAGGATGATACCCCCTTTGCCGAAGCCCTGAAAAGCTCCATTCTGTCTCTTATCAGTAACATTTCTTCATCTCCGTTTTCTGTGGAATAGATTTCGGGTACCATGGTAATCTTTCAAAATCTTTTTCCAAACATACAGACATTTGTCCGGTTTGTCAAGACAAAAGTCTAAACAATTATGAATTATCAATTATGAAGTATGAATTTCAATGGAGAATTGAGAATTGAGAGTTGAGATTTTTTTCTGCGGAAATCTGCGGGAGAGTTTTGGGGACAATGGGGACACCATGGACATTGGGCGTTAATGCAGAATTCACAATTCACAATTATTTCGAGTATCCCGTCAGTTCGGCGTAGCCTTTGCCGGATTTGGTTCCTGTAATCCGGACGGCTCCTTCCCAATAGCGGACCGTCACTTTCAATTCCTGATCTTTGACCGCAGGTACAATTTCAAGAGAAAGCTTTTCCGAGGGAACTTCGAGTTTCCAGCCGGAGGGGTAACGGTCTCCCTCATCATTTTCCCAGAATTCAGTTACCGTGAGATTTACATCCTCCTTTTTCAGAAGCCGGGTTGTGCCGTCCGGGTAGATAAACAGCCCCTTGCTCCAGCGGTCTGCCGTACCGTCTTTTTTACGTAGCTGGTAATACATCATTTCGGAACCGTCATCAAACTGGAGGGAGAACCAGTCCCACCCCTGCTGATCTTCGCTGAGCGCTGAGGTACTCCACTCCCGGTCAAGCCAGGAAGACCCCTTTACGGTAAACGATTCATCCCTGATATATATTTTGCCTTCCGAGCGGAGGCGGGGCAGGGAGTAATAAAAGGATGCATTGCCGGGATCATCCCCTTTTCTGCTGTAGCCACGGTCCCCCTGCAGAACCAGGGGCTTTACCGGATCAAGAGACAAATTAATCGAAACATCACCGCCGGCAGCGGAAAGCTGTACCTGCGGGAAATTCATTGCGGGTATATATGACCGCTCCTCAATATTCCAGTCTTCAAGCCATACCTTCAAGGGGGATGCCTGCGCTCCGGCGAGATTGTTTCCGTCCCGGCTGAAGCGTTCAAAGTAATAAAACTTTTCACCGGATATATCCGTCAGGGCAAAGTGCCCCATGTATATATTATTGGTCAGCCAGCCTCCAGACCGGGTAACATGAGGAGACACCGCAGTCCTGAAGATGGTAAACTGATAACCGAACTCTCTCCCCTCATCAGAAACAAGATTACCGGTAAAGTACCACCACTCGGTTTTATATCCGGGATGCGGGCCATGGTCAGCGGGGAAGGTAAATTCACCTCCGGGAAACGCGCGCATATAGAGGGAATCTTCCTCACCTGACATGAGTGAACTGAGAGAAAGAGAAGATCCGTTTTTCTGCTGATCAGCTTGATCACCGCAGCCTGCTGCCAGAATCATCAGCATGGTAAATACGAGAACTTGTTTCATCACTCACTCCTCAAAGCGGCGGCGGGAGAGGCTGATGCCATTTTCAGTCCGGGATATATACCTGCAATCAGTGCGGCAAGAAGAGCAAGCACCACCCCTTCCAGCAGTATGGATGGTACCGGCGTAAACTGCATAGTCCAGCCAAATGAGCGCTTGTTGATAATAAAGACCAGCACCCAGGCGAGAATAGTGCCGAGGGGAATGGCGAGCAGTCCGGATATCAGCCCCATCAGTGAAGTCTGCATGGTCAGAATGCCAAAAATCTGCCGTGGGAGAAATCCGTTTGCACGCATGATGCCAAGTTCCCTTCCCCGTTCAAGCTGAACGGACATAAACGAACTCAGGATGCCGGCAAAGGCAACAATGATTGCAAGAAGCTGCAGGGCTTTTGCGATCAGAAACGTCCGGTCAAATATTTCTATGGAACTCTCTCGCAGGAATTTATTTGTCCTGATTAAAAACTGCTGTCCGTCACTGCTCAGGTTTCTAATATATGATGCTGTTTCATCAGTATCAGCGCCATTGTTCAGGAAAAGAGCAATTCCTGATATACCGTTAACCGACCAGTGCCGCTTAAAGTGATTGTAATCCATACTTATGAGCCCCTCATCCGAGGCATAATCATAGTATATACCCGCAACCCTGAAGTTTTTCTCTCCGGATGATGTTTTCAGCATAAGCTCATCCCCTGCCTCAAGGTCATGCCTGAAGGCGAAAGGTTCTGTTATGAGAATTTCTCCGTTGTGGAATTTCTCCCATATATCCTCAGGATCACCCCCCTTAAAGCGGTAACCGGTATAGCTTTCCTTCCCCATTGAAACTCCCAGCAGCCGGTACTGTTTTTCATCCTGGCGGATAGTTATCTCCCTGAAGAAATTCATATCCCGGGTAAACGATGCATCCTTGAGTTTCACCGGAAGCGACTCAGGAAGAGTGCCGTCAATTTTGCGGGAAACCAATGACGGGGCTGATATATATAAATCCGCACGGAGGCGGCTTGAGAGCCATTCAGTAACCGTTGTCCTGAAACTGCTGACCATGGTTCCTACCCCGATGCTCGCCGATACCGCAACCGAAAGAGCGGCAATAGCAATCCAGGTACGGCTGATATTCCGCACCATACTCCCTGAGGCGATGCTCCCCGTCAGCCCGAAGAGCCGCTTCATCACCGGGGCGACGAGGCGGTGGGTATATACAATGAGCGGAGGGGTAAGCGCCGCAAATCCCAGAATAACGGGAAGAATACCCGCATAACTCAGCCAGATGAAATTCACCGGCAGCAGCAGGATTATTACCCCTGACGCGAGAAGAAGAATTCCTGCAAGGGTGAATAATTTCAGTTTTCCGGTAACCCCTGTTTCCTGCGAAGAGCGGATAAGGGAGTGTGCCGGAGGGATGCGCGATGCTCGCCATGCAGGATGCAGCGCCGAAAGAAGTGTTGCGATCATTCCCGCAGCGGCTCCTTTTGCAATCAGCAGCGGATCAGTATGAATCTCCGTTACCGTCACCACAAAATAAAGATCATTAATTGACTGAGCGATCAGTTCAACCAGACGGGTTGAGAGGATATATCCAAGCAGGAGTCCAATCACGGTTCCCGCCGCACCGATAATCAGAGACTCCTTAATAATCAGACCGAAGATTTCCTGTGAAGTCACCCCGATGCAGCGGAGGATTCCCGTCTGCTGTTTCCTCTGCACTACGGAAAACGATATGCTGTTATATATCAGAAAGATGCCAACGATGAGCGCAAGGAGACTTAGTGCGGT of Ignavibacteriales bacterium contains these proteins:
- a CDS encoding RES domain-containing protein; this encodes MVVYRITTAQWAGRLSPSGYAARWNHAGDYVLYASEHRSLACLENLIHRSGNAFAGEFFITEILIPDEVSVEVLPVPLANAIFNTHESLLKTGEFGHHWYTSARSCILKVPSVLIRREHNFVINTRHPLFAEIKTGLIEPFLLDPRFHTS
- a CDS encoding DUF2384 domain-containing protein, translating into MLLIRDRMELFRASAKGVSSSLIPKLLKITGLRKEIVAAILSISVKTLDRYLASPVTLTPSSSELLIKTVTLYTRGASLFGSLENFREWMSKPAFGLQGLVPVTLLTTASGIDLISEELGRLEAGDLA
- a CDS encoding carotenoid 1,2-hydratase, which codes for MKQVLVFTMLMILAAGCGDQADQQKNGSSLSLSSLMSGEEDSLYMRAFPGGEFTFPADHGPHPGYKTEWWYFTGNLVSDEGREFGYQFTIFRTAVSPHVTRSGGWLTNNIYMGHFALTDISGEKFYYFERFSRDGNNLAGAQASPLKVWLEDWNIEERSYIPAMNFPQVQLSAAGGDVSINLSLDPVKPLVLQGDRGYSRKGDDPGNASFYYSLPRLRSEGKIYIRDESFTVKGSSWLDREWSTSALSEDQQGWDWFSLQFDDGSEMMYYQLRKKDGTADRWSKGLFIYPDGTTRLLKKEDVNLTVTEFWENDEGDRYPSGWKLEVPSEKLSLEIVPAVKDQELKVTVRYWEGAVRITGTKSGKGYAELTGYSK
- a CDS encoding FtsX-like permease family protein, which gives rise to MSKLLNRTSLRWLLKHPWQFWLSVAGIALGVAIIVAIDIANGSAERAFRLSMNTVAGKATHHIISASGQIPDSIYRNIRLTPGTGDLAPVIEEYAVHDAEEKRIYQLLGLDIFAEAQFRDYLNFTDSSFTGNLGIFLLGRNTILVSGNSSLAGLYKSREPVRFIINGKEHEFTVAGLIAAKKDDTSLENVIIMDIASAAAVTGRNGYIDYVNTILPDKESEKYITSLLPEGYSIERSSARSRTAEQMLEAFTINLTALSLLALIVGIFLIYNSISFSVVQRKQQTGILRCIGVTSQEIFGLIIKESLIIGAAGTVIGLLLGYILSTRLVELIAQSINDLYFVVTVTEIHTDPLLIAKGAAAGMIATLLSALHPAWRASRIPPAHSLIRSSQETGVTGKLKLFTLAGILLLASGVIILLLPVNFIWLSYAGILPVILGFAALTPPLIVYTHRLVAPVMKRLFGLTGSIASGSMVRNISRTWIAIAALSVAVSASIGVGTMVSSFRTTVTEWLSSRLRADLYISAPSLVSRKIDGTLPESLPVKLKDASFTRDMNFFREITIRQDEKQYRLLGVSMGKESYTGYRFKGGDPEDIWEKFHNGEILITEPFAFRHDLEAGDELMLKTSSGEKNFRVAGIYYDYASDEGLISMDYNHFKRHWSVNGISGIALFLNNGADTDETASYIRNLSSDGQQFLIRTNKFLRESSIEIFDRTFLIAKALQLLAIIVAFAGILSSFMSVQLERGRELGIMRANGFLPRQIFGILTMQTSLMGLISGLLAIPLGTILAWVLVFIINKRSFGWTMQFTPVPSILLEGVVLALLAALIAGIYPGLKMASASPAAALRSE